ACCCATCACCTCGACGAGGCCGAGGCGTTGTGCGACCGCGTCGCGATCCTCGTCGGCGGCCGGATCGCCGCCCTCGACTCGCCGCACCGGCTGGTCGCCGCGGCCGGTGCGCCGTCGCGCCTGCTGCTGCCGGTGGGCCGGATCGCCGTCGACGAGGCCGCGGCGCTGCCGGGTGTGGACCGGGCCGTCCTCCAGGGCGGCTCCCTGGTGCTGGAGACCACGGCGCCGGGCAGGGTGCTCCAGGCCGTGGACGCACTCACGGGGCTGGACGGGGTGATGACCCGTACGGCGACGCTGGAGGACGTCTACCTCGAACTCACCGGCGCCGCAGCACACCCCGGCCCCCGGATCGGCCCCCAGGCAGGCCCCCACACGCAGACGGAGCACCAGGCATGAGCGCATACACGGCCCTGACCGCAGCCGGCTACCGGGCGCAGGTCCGGGACAAGGCCACCCTCTTCTTCACCTTCGCCTTCCCGCTCCTCTTCCTGGTCGTCTTCGGCCTGATCTTCAGCGGGCAGGACGTCGCGGAGACCGGCCGCCCCTACATCTCGTACATCGCGCCCGGGGTGATGTCGTGGGGCGTCGCCAACGCGGCCGTCTTCGGCATCGCGTTCACGCTCATGCAGTGGCGGCGCGACGACCTGCTCCGGCTGATCCGGCTGACCCCGACCCCGCTGACCACCGTGCTCGCCTCGCGGTACGTGCTGGCCCTGGCCGTGGGCGTGGTGCAGGCCGCGGTGTTCGTCGCCGTGGCGATGCTCCCCGGGTTCGGGCTGGTCCTGGACGGGCGCTGGCCGCTGGTGCTGCCCGCCCTGGTCCTGGGAATCACGGCGTTCCTCGCGATCGGCGTGATCGTCGGCACGTACGCGAACACCCCGGAGGCCGTGGCCGCCATCGCCAACTGCCTGATGGTGCCGATGGCGTTCCTGTCCGGCTCGTTCCTGCCGCTCGACATGATGCCGTCGTGGCTCCGGTCCGTCTCGCGCGTGCTGCCGCTGCGCTACCTGAACGACGCGGCGACCGGCGCGCTCACCGGCACCGGCTCCCTCACCGCCATCTGGACCGGATGGGCGGCCCTGCTCGGCTTCGCCCTCCTCTTCGGTGCGATCGGGCTGAAGACCTTCCGCTGGAGCAACCGGACATGAAGACGACCTCCGCACGTCCGCTCGCCCCCGACGGGACGCCCCTGGAGGCGGCGAGGCGGGACCTCGCCCGGGCGCTGGAGCCGCTCGGCGCCGTCGTGGTGACCCTGGGCGTCCACGACGCCCTGGGGCCGCGCACCGCCGATCCGTTCGCGACGGTCCGGCCCGGCGCGAGCGTGCACCTCACGGCGCGCGAGGTGCTCGTCGGCCCCTGGGGCGGTGACGGCACCGCACCGGCGTGCGGCCAGTGCCTGGCCATGCGCCGCCAGCGGCTGCGCAGCCGCAGCGAGCGCGACGCACTGGAGACCGGCCTCGGGCCGGGCACGCCCGCCGGCCCCGAGTGGCCGCGGCTGTCCCCGTACGCGCACGACGCGGTGTACGCGCTGCACGAGGCCGTCCACGGCGGCCGGGCCGGCGCACCCGCAGGGGAGGCCTCAGACCGGACCCTGCCCCAGGTGTCCCGGCTGGACCTGGGGACGCTGCGGATCCGCACGTACCCCCTGCTGGCCGACCCGCTGTGCCCGGACTGCGGCCCCCGGGGCACCGACGCACCGCGGCCCTTCGCGCCCGCGTCCCGGCCCAAGCCCGACCCGGGCGCGCAGCGGCTGCGGGCCGCCTCCTCGTACCCGATGCCGTACGCGGCCCTGGCCAATCCGGTGACGGGGGTGCTCGGCGGCGGCACCTGGCTGGGCGTCACCTCGCCGACCACCGCCCCGGTCGCGGGGAGCGCCTTCATGCGCGGGTACGCGGGACTGACCGACGTCACCTGGAGCGGGCAGGCCAACAGCTTCACCGCGAGCCGCGACCTCGCCCACCTGGAGGGGCTGGAACGGTACGCCGGCACCCACCGCCGCACCGGGAACACCCTGCTCACCGCCTCGTACGCAGAACTGGGCGAGCGCGCGCTCGATCCGGCCGAGTGCGGCTTCTACGCCCCCGGGACCTACCGCGACGACCCGCTCGTGTCCCCCTTCGACCCGGAGCGGCCGATCCCGTGGGTGTACGGGCACTCGCTGCGCGACGACCGCCCCCTCCTGGTCCCGGCCCGGCTGGTGCACTACAGCGCGGGGGTCGCCGCCGACAACTTCGTCTTCGAGTGCTCCAACGGCTGCGCCATCGGCAGCTGCCCGGAGGAGGCGCTGCTGGGCGCGCTGCTCGAACTCGTGGAACGGGACGCGTTCCTGATCGCCTGGTATGCCGGACTGCCGCTGACCGAGATCGACCTGGCGACGGTGCCGGGAACGGCGGTGCGCACGATGGCCGACCGGGCGGCGCTCCAGGGGTACGACGTGCACGCCTTCGACAACCGCATCGACCTGGCCGTGCCCGTCGTGACCGGGCTCGCGGTGCGGCGCGACGGCGGCCCGGGACTGTTCTCCTTCGGCGCCGGAGCCGCGCTCGACCCCGCGACGGCCGTGGAGGCGGCCCTGTCGGAGGTGCTCACGTACATTCCGCACCTGCCCCGCCAGGTCGAGGAGCGGCGCGGCGAACTGGAGGCGATGGCGGGGGACTTCAGCCGCGTCCTGCACCTGAAGGACCACGCCCAGCTGTACGGGCTGCCGGCCATGGCGGAGCACGTGCGGCCCTACCGGGAGCCGGCGGCCGTGCGCGCGATGGACGACGCGTACCGGTCCTGGACGGAGCACGGGCGGCCGCGGACCGGCGATCTGCGCGACGATCTGCTGTGCGTCGTGGACGAGTTGACGGGGGCGGGCCACGACGTGATCGTCGTCGACCAGACCACGCCGGAACAGCGGCGGATCGGGCTGCACACGGTCTGCGCGGTGGTGCCCGGGCTGGTGCCGATCGACTTCGGCTGGTCCCGGCAGCGGGCCCCGCACCTGCCG
Above is a genomic segment from Streptomyces sp. NBC_01233 containing:
- a CDS encoding ABC transporter permease, translated to MSAYTALTAAGYRAQVRDKATLFFTFAFPLLFLVVFGLIFSGQDVAETGRPYISYIAPGVMSWGVANAAVFGIAFTLMQWRRDDLLRLIRLTPTPLTTVLASRYVLALAVGVVQAAVFVAVAMLPGFGLVLDGRWPLVLPALVLGITAFLAIGVIVGTYANTPEAVAAIANCLMVPMAFLSGSFLPLDMMPSWLRSVSRVLPLRYLNDAATGALTGTGSLTAIWTGWAALLGFALLFGAIGLKTFRWSNRT
- a CDS encoding TOMM precursor leader peptide-binding protein, producing MKTTSARPLAPDGTPLEAARRDLARALEPLGAVVVTLGVHDALGPRTADPFATVRPGASVHLTAREVLVGPWGGDGTAPACGQCLAMRRQRLRSRSERDALETGLGPGTPAGPEWPRLSPYAHDAVYALHEAVHGGRAGAPAGEASDRTLPQVSRLDLGTLRIRTYPLLADPLCPDCGPRGTDAPRPFAPASRPKPDPGAQRLRAASSYPMPYAALANPVTGVLGGGTWLGVTSPTTAPVAGSAFMRGYAGLTDVTWSGQANSFTASRDLAHLEGLERYAGTHRRTGNTLLTASYAELGERALDPAECGFYAPGTYRDDPLVSPFDPERPIPWVYGHSLRDDRPLLVPARLVHYSAGVAADNFVFECSNGCAIGSCPEEALLGALLELVERDAFLIAWYAGLPLTEIDLATVPGTAVRTMADRAALQGYDVHAFDNRIDLAVPVVTGLAVRRDGGPGLFSFGAGAALDPATAVEAALSEVLTYIPHLPRQVEERRGELEAMAGDFSRVLHLKDHAQLYGLPAMAEHVRPYREPAAVRAMDDAYRSWTEHGRPRTGDLRDDLLCVVDELTGAGHDVIVVDQTTPEQRRIGLHTVCAVVPGLVPIDFGWSRQRAPHLPRLRSAPRRAGLRAADLTDADIRRVPHPFP